A region of Pempheris klunzingeri isolate RE-2024b chromosome 15, fPemKlu1.hap1, whole genome shotgun sequence DNA encodes the following proteins:
- the depdc5 gene encoding GATOR1 complex protein DEPDC5 isoform X4, translating to MKTNKSYKLVLHKKGFGGSDDELVVNPKVFPQVSLRDIIEIAHPTDEYSPLLLQVKSLKEDLQKETISVDQTVAQVFKLRAYQDVIVNIVDPKDVTLDLVELTFKDQYIGRGDMWRLKKSLVSTCAYVTQKVEFAGIRAQASELWVKGEKVTCGYISEDTRVVFRSTSAMVYIFIQMSCEMWDFDIYGDLYFEKAVNGFLSDLFAKWKEKNCSHEVTVVLFSRTFYSAKAIDEFPEILRGSIRQDHEGRFYEDFYRVVAQNERREEWTSLLVTIKKLFIQYPVLVRLKEADGFPAGYNSTAAQGNYLEAINLSFNVFDKHFINRNFDRTGQMSVVITPGVGVFEVDRLLMILTKQRMIDNGIGVDLVCMGEQPLHAVPLFKLHNRTTPGDSRVGDDYNLPHWINHSFYTSKSQSSCSSFTPRIKLAGRKLHAEKFKSSKDHTVCAPKDSENSLPIQVDYDAYDAQVFRLPGPSRTQRSTNFRMGRDKETSGRKSWGSVDVSAGIGASPPVRSGGPEEQRSLASDDSLGPVSNMLLIPRMPPAQYEVSSSLGYTSTRELLEKMMDPQRESSAPGRFTVGSAESTLHIRPGGYTPQRALINPFTPSRMPMKLTSNRRRWMHTFPVGPSGEAIQIHHQTRQNMAELQGNQQRDPAHTSAELLELAYHEATGRRATSRQAGENGLYIGGAMEELTGSPGSNNSGTLTNRGSSFEDFSLSGVDPTLLLSAPPTVPSFCCTVGVDWKSLTTPACLPLTTDYFPDRQALQNDYTEGCYDLLPHSDLDRREDEAPVMSASQVFEEFICQRLMQGYQIIVQSSNRRPQPSVATPLGSSPLYSRGLVSLRRAEEEETVYWLSMGRTFHKVCLKDKIITVTRYLPKYPYESAQIQYSYSLCPPHSDTQFVSCWVEFGHERLEEYKWNYLDQYICSAGSEDFSLIDSLKFWRTRFLLLPAGGARRVADGEGHWDVYGEGAGAGMAGSGDWVLLDGFIRFLEGLNRIRRRHRSDRIIRQKGTPMKGLQVTSPLPSYPAEAVAAPQGKKGTSALSALLEMEQNQRTLEEQQQAKPATAVSDPPSVVTAPIYVDSPRKDAAFILDFIRSPRSSYIYHSQLPAEASEAADKGIQPAVTAGAAAQPAGEAAASSSATDTSGQSVAGALSLSSSSTLLEILEAIKHPTTGVQLLPEQKGLPLNCFISAEVVHWLVNNVEGVATQGMAVDVMQKMLDEGLVAHASGDAMRTFVYGFYFYRIVGEKDGPTPQPPPTAAGAWSAAALEDFALFQRKWFEVAFVLEERRPCDLPAFLLPWLPSRPASYATATVPEQKTVTLDVDVNNRSDRTEWCSCYYHGNFSLNAAFEIKLHWMAVTAAVLFEMVQGWHRKAASCGFLLVPVLEVPFALTSYLYGDPLRAQLFIPLNIHCLLKNGSDNLFEGFEPETYWDRMQLFQEAILYRFGFVHDKFSASAFNFPSENKPQYIHVTGTVFLQLPYSKRKYSSGQQRRRRNSTTSNSQGPFGGEERVGYYWAYNTMLTKAWRTGVLGDERLADRLLRDFTDFCGNKDNRLLHFWDSCQEKMNASAP from the exons ATGAAGACCAACAAGTCATACAAGCTTGTGCTGCACAAGAAAGGTTTTGGTGGAAGTG ATGATGAGTTGGTCGTCAACCCAAAAGTTTTCCCTCAAGTGAGTCTGAGGGATATAATCGAGATCGCACACCCCACTGATGAATACAG TCCTCTCCTGCTGCAAGTGAAGAGCCTAAAAGAGGACCTCCAGAAAG AGACAATCAGTGTGGACCAGACTGTGGCTCAAGTCTTCAAACTGCGTGCTTACCAGGATGTCATAGTCAACATTGTTGACCCAAAG GACGTAACACTGGACCTGGTGGAGCTGACGTTCAAGGACCAGTACATCGGCAGAGGAGACATGTGGAGACTAAAGAAGAGTCTG GTGAGCACATGTGCTTATGTGACGCAGAAAGTGGAGTTTGCAGGAATCAG AGCCCAGGCCAGTGAACTTTGGGtgaagggagagaaagtgaCCTGTGGGTACATCAGCGAAGACACCAGG GTGGTGTTCAGATCCACATCTGCGATGGTGTACATCTTCATCCAGATGAGCTGTGAGATGTGGGACTTTGACATCTATG GTGATCTGTACTTTGAGAAGGCTGTGAACGGTTTCCTGTCTGACCTCTTCGCCAAGTGGAag GAGAAGAACTGCAGCCATGAGGTGACAGTCGTTCTGTTCTCGCGTACGTTCTACAGTGCCAAAGCCATTG ATGAATTCCCTGAGATTCTCAGGGGGTCCATCAGACAGGATCACGAGGGCCGTTTTTACGAAGACTTTTACAG GGTCGTGGCTCAGAATGAGAGACGTGAGGAGTGGACGTCGTTACTGGTCACTATCAAGAAGCTCTTCATTCAGTATCCTGTTCTGGTGCGGCTGAAAGAAGCAG ATGGTTTTCCTGCTGGTTATAACTCAACTGCTGCTCAAGGAAACTACCTGGAGGCCATTAACCTTTCCTTCAATG TGTTTGACAAGCACTTCATCAACCGTAACTTTGACCGCACCGGCCAGATGTCGGTGGTCATCACACCCGGGGTGGGAGTGTTTGAAGTGGACCGTCTGCTCATGATTCTCACCAAACAGCGTATGATTGACAACG GCATCGGAGTAGACTTGGTGTGTATGGGAGAGCAGCCGCTGCATGCAGTGCCATTATTTAAG CTGCACAACAGGACAACACCTGGAGACTCTCGTGTGGGAGACGACTATAACCTTCCTCACTGGATCAACCACAG CTTCTACACTTCCAAAAGTCAGAGCTCTTGTAGCTCCTTCACCCCTAGAATTAAACTGGCTGGCCGCAAG cttcATGCTGAGAAATTCAAGAGCAGTAAAGACCACA CTGTCTGTGCTCCAAAGGACTCTGAAAATAGCTTGCCTATACAGGTGGACTACGACGCCTATGATGCCCAGGTGTTCAGACTGCCTGGTCCTTCACGAACTCAGAGGAGCACCAACTTCAG GATGGGTCGAGACAAAGAGACGAGTGGGAGGAAGAGCTGGGGCTCGGTGGACGTCAGCGCAGGCATAGGCGCATCCCCTCCTGTTCGCTCTGGAGGGCCTGAGGAGCAGCGCAGCCTGGCCTCAGATGACAGTCTGGGCCCGGTGTCCAACATGCTGCTCATTCCCCGCATGCCTCCAGCCCAGTATGAAGTCAGCAGCTCCCTGGGATACACCAGCACCAGAG AGTTGTTGGAGAAGATGATGGACCCTCAGCGGGAGTCCAGTGCCCCGGGCAGGTTCACAGTGGGAAGTGCTGAGTCCACACTGCACATCCGCCCAGGAGGTTACACCCCTCAGAGAGCGCTCATAAACCCCTTCACCCCATCCAGGATGCCCATGAAGCTCACCTCCAACCGGCGACGCTGGATGCACACCTTCCCTGTCG gtccCTCTGGAGAGGCCATCCAGATCCACCATCAGACCAGACAGAACATGGCTGAGCTGCAGggcaaccagcagagagatCCTGCCCACACCTCAgctgagctgctggagctggccTATCACGAGGCCACAGGAAG GCGAGCAACCTCTAGACAAGCAGGAGAGAACGGCCTTTACATTGGTGGAGCGATGGAAGAGTTGACTGGAAGTCCAGGGAGCAACAACAGCG GAACTCTAACCAACCGTGGCTCCTCCTTTGAAGACTTCTCCCTCAGTGGTGTCGACCCAA CCCTACTGCTGTCTGCCCCCCCGACAGTGCCCAGCTTCTGCTGCACGGTGGGGGTGGACTGGAAGTCTCTGACCACGCCGGCGTGTCTGCCCCTCACCACCGACTACTTCCCTGACCGCCAGGCGCTGCAGAACGACTACACCGAAGGCTGCTACGACCTACTGCCGCACAGCGACCTGGACAG GCGGGAAGATGAAGCCCCAGTGATGAGTGCTTCTCAGGTGTTTGAGGAGTTTATCTGTCAGAGGTTGATGCAGGGCTATCAGATCATTGTCCAGTCCAGTAACAGGAGGCCACAGCCATCTGTGGCCACGCCGCTCGGCAGCAGCCCTCTTTACTCCAGAg GTCTGGTGTCTCTGCGTCgagccgaggaggaggagacggttTACTGGCTCAGTATGGGCCGCACCTTCCATAAAGTTTGCCTCAAAGACAAGATCATCACCGTTACTCGCTACCTGCCCAA gtACCCGTACGAGTCGGCTCAGATCCAGTACAGCTACAGCCTGTGTCCTCCACATTCTGATACTCAGTTCGTGTCCTGCTGGGTGGAGTTTGGCCATGAGAGACTGGAGGAGTACAAGTGGAACTACCTGGACCAGTACATCTGCTCCGCTGGCTCTGAGGACTTCAG TTTGATCGACTCTCTGAAGTTCTGGAGGACTcgcttcctcctgctgccagcCGGAGGAGCTCGGCGGGTGGCAGATGGGGAGGGGCACTGGGATGTTTATGGGGAGGGAGCGGGTGCTGGGATGGCTGGCAGCGGGGACTGGGTCCTGCTGGATGGCTTCATCCGCTTCCTGGAGGGCCTCAACCGCATTCGGCGTCGCCATCGCTCCGACAGGATCATCAGA CAGAAGGGCACACCAATGAAGGGACTGCAGGTTACCAGCCCTCTCCCTTCATATCCTGCCGAGGCGGTGGCGGCCCCACAAGGCAAGAAAGGCACATCAGCTTTATCGGCCTTACTGGAGATGGAGCAGAACCAGAG GAcactggaggagcagcagcaggctaaGCCTGCAACGGCCGTTAGTGACCCCCCAAGTGTTGTCACGGCTCCCATATATGTAGACAGTCCTCGCAAG GATGCTGCctttattttggattttatcCGTAGCCCTCGCTCCTCCTACATCTATCACTCTCAG TTGCCTGCTGAAGCTAGTGAGGCTGCAGATAAAGGAATCCAGCCAGCAGTGACAGccggagcagcagcacagcctgcaggagaggctgcagccagcagcagcgCCACAGACACCAG TGGGCAGTCTGTAGCCGgagctctttctctgtcctcctcctcaaccCTCTTGGAGATCCTGGAGGCCATCAAACATCCCAC GACTGGTGTACAGCTGCTCCCAGAGCAGAAAGGCCTTCCCCTCAACTGCTTTATCAGCGCTGAGGTCGTTCATTGGCTGGTCAATAATGTGGAGGGCGTTGCCACGCAGGGGATGGCTGTGGATGTCATGCAG AAGATGCTAGATGAAGGTTTGGTGGCCCATGCCTCTGGAGATGCCATGCGCACCTTTGTCTACGGATTCTACTTCTACAGGATCGTAGGAGAGAAGGATG GCCCAACCCCCCAGCCCCCTCCCACAGCGGCTGGAGCCTGGTCTGCTGCAGCCCTGGAGGACTTTGCCCTGTTCCAGAGGAAGTGGTTTGAGGTGGCCTTTGTGCTGGAGGAGCGGCGACCCTGCGACCTCCCGGCCTTCCTCCTGCCCTGGTTGCCTAGCCGGCCAGCCTCCTACGCAA CTGCCACAGTCCCGGAGCAGAAGACAGTCACTCTGGACGTGGACGTTAACAACCGCAGTGACCGAACTGAATGGTGCAGCTGTTATTACCATGGAAACTTCTCCCTTAACGCTGCCTTCGAGATCAAGCTGCACTGGATGGCTGTCACTGCAGCAGTGCTATTTGAGATG GTTCAAGGTTGGCACAGGAAGGCTGCCTCCTGCGGCTTCCTGTTGGTCCCTGTGCTGGAGGTCCCTTTCGCACTGACGTCTTACCTGTACGGAGATCCACTGAGAGCCCAGCTCTTCATCCCTCTCAACATTCACTGTCTGTTAAAGAACGGCAGCGACAACCTGTTCGAAG GTTTTGAACCGGAGACATACTGGGACAGGATGCAGCTCTTTCAGGAGGCCATACTCTACAG GTTCGGCTTTGTGCACGACAAGTTTTCTGCTTCTGCCTTTAATTTCCCGTCTGAGAACAAGCCCCAGTACATCCACGTAACAG GCACCGTGTTCCTGCAGCTGCCGTACTCCAAGAGGAAGTACTCGAGTGGGCAACAGCGCCGACGCAGAAACTCCACCACCTCCAACAGCCAGGGGCCATTCGGCGGGGAAGAGCGGGTCGGTTACTACTGGGCCTACAACACCATGCTGACCAAGGCCTGGAGGACGGGCGTGCTGGGCGACGAGAGGCTTGCCGACCGCCTGCTCagagacttcacagacttctgCGGCAATAAGGACAACAGACTGCTCCACTTCTGGGACAGTTGCCAGGAGAAAATGAACGCCAGCGCTCCCTGA
- the depdc5 gene encoding GATOR1 complex protein DEPDC5 isoform X3, whose product MKTNKSYKLVLHKKGFGGSDDELVVNPKVFPQVSLRDIIEIAHPTDEYSPLLLQVKSLKEDLQKETISVDQTVAQVFKLRAYQDVIVNIVDPKDVTLDLVELTFKDQYIGRGDMWRLKKSLVSTCAYVTQKVEFAGIRAQASELWVKGEKVTCGYISEDTRVVFRSTSAMVYIFIQMSCEMWDFDIYGDLYFEKAVNGFLSDLFAKWKEKNCSHEVTVVLFSRTFYSAKAIDEFPEILRGSIRQDHEGRFYEDFYRVVAQNERREEWTSLLVTIKKLFIQYPVLVRLKEADGFPAGYNSTAAQGNYLEAINLSFNVFDKHFINRNFDRTGQMSVVITPGVGVFEVDRLLMILTKQRMIDNGIGVDLVCMGEQPLHAVPLFKLHNRTTPGDSRVGDDYNLPHWINHSFYTSKSQSSCSSFTPRIKLAGRKLHAEKFKSSKDHTVCAPKDSENSLPIQVDYDAYDAQVFRLPGPSRTQRSTNFRMGRDKETSGRKSWGSVDVSAGIGASPPVRSGGPEEQRSLASDDSLGPVSNMLLIPRMPPAQYEVSSSLGYTSTRELLEKMMDPQRESSAPGRFTVGSAESTLHIRPGGYTPQRALINPFTPSRMPMKLTSNRRRWMHTFPVGPSGEAIQIHHQTRQNMAELQGNQQRDPAHTSAELLELAYHEATGRRATSRQAGENGLYIGGAMEELTGSPGSNNSGTLTNRGSSFEDFSLSGVDPMPSFCCTVGVDWKSLTTPACLPLTTDYFPDRQALQNDYTEGCYDLLPHSDLDRREDEAPVMSASQVFEEFICQRLMQGYQIIVQSSNRRPQPSVATPLGSSPLYSRGLVSLRRAEEEETVYWLSMGRTFHKVCLKDKIITVTRYLPKYPYESAQIQYSYSLCPPHSDTQFVSCWVEFGHERLEEYKWNYLDQYICSAGSEDFSLIDSLKFWRTRFLLLPAGGARRVADGEGHWDVYGEGAGAGMAGSGDWVLLDGFIRFLEGLNRIRRRHRSDRIIRQKGTPMKGLQVTSPLPSYPAEAVAAPQGKKGTSALSALLEMEQNQRTLEEQQQAKPATAVSDPPSVVTAPIYVDSPRKDAAFILDFIRSPRSSYIYHSQLPAEASEAADKGIQPAVTAGAAAQPAGEAAASSSATDTSGQSVAGALSLSSSSTLLEILEAIKHPTTGVQLLPEQKGLPLNCFISAEVVHWLVNNVEGVATQGMAVDVMQKMLDEGLVAHASGDAMRTFVYGFYFYRIVGEKDGPTPQPPPTAAGAWSAAALEDFALFQRKWFEVAFVLEERRPCDLPAFLLPWLPSRPASYASRHSSFSRSFGGRSQAAALLAATVPEQKTVTLDVDVNNRSDRTEWCSCYYHGNFSLNAAFEIKLHWMAVTAAVLFEMVQGWHRKAASCGFLLVPVLEVPFALTSYLYGDPLRAQLFIPLNIHCLLKNGSDNLFEGFEPETYWDRMQLFQEAILYRFGFVHDKFSASAFNFPSENKPQYIHVTGTVFLQLPYSKRKYSSGQQRRRRNSTTSNSQGPFGGEERVGYYWAYNTMLTKAWRTGVLGDERLADRLLRDFTDFCGNKDNRLLHFWDSCQEKMNASAP is encoded by the exons ATGAAGACCAACAAGTCATACAAGCTTGTGCTGCACAAGAAAGGTTTTGGTGGAAGTG ATGATGAGTTGGTCGTCAACCCAAAAGTTTTCCCTCAAGTGAGTCTGAGGGATATAATCGAGATCGCACACCCCACTGATGAATACAG TCCTCTCCTGCTGCAAGTGAAGAGCCTAAAAGAGGACCTCCAGAAAG AGACAATCAGTGTGGACCAGACTGTGGCTCAAGTCTTCAAACTGCGTGCTTACCAGGATGTCATAGTCAACATTGTTGACCCAAAG GACGTAACACTGGACCTGGTGGAGCTGACGTTCAAGGACCAGTACATCGGCAGAGGAGACATGTGGAGACTAAAGAAGAGTCTG GTGAGCACATGTGCTTATGTGACGCAGAAAGTGGAGTTTGCAGGAATCAG AGCCCAGGCCAGTGAACTTTGGGtgaagggagagaaagtgaCCTGTGGGTACATCAGCGAAGACACCAGG GTGGTGTTCAGATCCACATCTGCGATGGTGTACATCTTCATCCAGATGAGCTGTGAGATGTGGGACTTTGACATCTATG GTGATCTGTACTTTGAGAAGGCTGTGAACGGTTTCCTGTCTGACCTCTTCGCCAAGTGGAag GAGAAGAACTGCAGCCATGAGGTGACAGTCGTTCTGTTCTCGCGTACGTTCTACAGTGCCAAAGCCATTG ATGAATTCCCTGAGATTCTCAGGGGGTCCATCAGACAGGATCACGAGGGCCGTTTTTACGAAGACTTTTACAG GGTCGTGGCTCAGAATGAGAGACGTGAGGAGTGGACGTCGTTACTGGTCACTATCAAGAAGCTCTTCATTCAGTATCCTGTTCTGGTGCGGCTGAAAGAAGCAG ATGGTTTTCCTGCTGGTTATAACTCAACTGCTGCTCAAGGAAACTACCTGGAGGCCATTAACCTTTCCTTCAATG TGTTTGACAAGCACTTCATCAACCGTAACTTTGACCGCACCGGCCAGATGTCGGTGGTCATCACACCCGGGGTGGGAGTGTTTGAAGTGGACCGTCTGCTCATGATTCTCACCAAACAGCGTATGATTGACAACG GCATCGGAGTAGACTTGGTGTGTATGGGAGAGCAGCCGCTGCATGCAGTGCCATTATTTAAG CTGCACAACAGGACAACACCTGGAGACTCTCGTGTGGGAGACGACTATAACCTTCCTCACTGGATCAACCACAG CTTCTACACTTCCAAAAGTCAGAGCTCTTGTAGCTCCTTCACCCCTAGAATTAAACTGGCTGGCCGCAAG cttcATGCTGAGAAATTCAAGAGCAGTAAAGACCACA CTGTCTGTGCTCCAAAGGACTCTGAAAATAGCTTGCCTATACAGGTGGACTACGACGCCTATGATGCCCAGGTGTTCAGACTGCCTGGTCCTTCACGAACTCAGAGGAGCACCAACTTCAG GATGGGTCGAGACAAAGAGACGAGTGGGAGGAAGAGCTGGGGCTCGGTGGACGTCAGCGCAGGCATAGGCGCATCCCCTCCTGTTCGCTCTGGAGGGCCTGAGGAGCAGCGCAGCCTGGCCTCAGATGACAGTCTGGGCCCGGTGTCCAACATGCTGCTCATTCCCCGCATGCCTCCAGCCCAGTATGAAGTCAGCAGCTCCCTGGGATACACCAGCACCAGAG AGTTGTTGGAGAAGATGATGGACCCTCAGCGGGAGTCCAGTGCCCCGGGCAGGTTCACAGTGGGAAGTGCTGAGTCCACACTGCACATCCGCCCAGGAGGTTACACCCCTCAGAGAGCGCTCATAAACCCCTTCACCCCATCCAGGATGCCCATGAAGCTCACCTCCAACCGGCGACGCTGGATGCACACCTTCCCTGTCG gtccCTCTGGAGAGGCCATCCAGATCCACCATCAGACCAGACAGAACATGGCTGAGCTGCAGggcaaccagcagagagatCCTGCCCACACCTCAgctgagctgctggagctggccTATCACGAGGCCACAGGAAG GCGAGCAACCTCTAGACAAGCAGGAGAGAACGGCCTTTACATTGGTGGAGCGATGGAAGAGTTGACTGGAAGTCCAGGGAGCAACAACAGCG GAACTCTAACCAACCGTGGCTCCTCCTTTGAAGACTTCTCCCTCAGTGGTGTCGACCCAA TGCCCAGCTTCTGCTGCACGGTGGGGGTGGACTGGAAGTCTCTGACCACGCCGGCGTGTCTGCCCCTCACCACCGACTACTTCCCTGACCGCCAGGCGCTGCAGAACGACTACACCGAAGGCTGCTACGACCTACTGCCGCACAGCGACCTGGACAG GCGGGAAGATGAAGCCCCAGTGATGAGTGCTTCTCAGGTGTTTGAGGAGTTTATCTGTCAGAGGTTGATGCAGGGCTATCAGATCATTGTCCAGTCCAGTAACAGGAGGCCACAGCCATCTGTGGCCACGCCGCTCGGCAGCAGCCCTCTTTACTCCAGAg GTCTGGTGTCTCTGCGTCgagccgaggaggaggagacggttTACTGGCTCAGTATGGGCCGCACCTTCCATAAAGTTTGCCTCAAAGACAAGATCATCACCGTTACTCGCTACCTGCCCAA gtACCCGTACGAGTCGGCTCAGATCCAGTACAGCTACAGCCTGTGTCCTCCACATTCTGATACTCAGTTCGTGTCCTGCTGGGTGGAGTTTGGCCATGAGAGACTGGAGGAGTACAAGTGGAACTACCTGGACCAGTACATCTGCTCCGCTGGCTCTGAGGACTTCAG TTTGATCGACTCTCTGAAGTTCTGGAGGACTcgcttcctcctgctgccagcCGGAGGAGCTCGGCGGGTGGCAGATGGGGAGGGGCACTGGGATGTTTATGGGGAGGGAGCGGGTGCTGGGATGGCTGGCAGCGGGGACTGGGTCCTGCTGGATGGCTTCATCCGCTTCCTGGAGGGCCTCAACCGCATTCGGCGTCGCCATCGCTCCGACAGGATCATCAGA CAGAAGGGCACACCAATGAAGGGACTGCAGGTTACCAGCCCTCTCCCTTCATATCCTGCCGAGGCGGTGGCGGCCCCACAAGGCAAGAAAGGCACATCAGCTTTATCGGCCTTACTGGAGATGGAGCAGAACCAGAG GAcactggaggagcagcagcaggctaaGCCTGCAACGGCCGTTAGTGACCCCCCAAGTGTTGTCACGGCTCCCATATATGTAGACAGTCCTCGCAAG GATGCTGCctttattttggattttatcCGTAGCCCTCGCTCCTCCTACATCTATCACTCTCAG TTGCCTGCTGAAGCTAGTGAGGCTGCAGATAAAGGAATCCAGCCAGCAGTGACAGccggagcagcagcacagcctgcaggagaggctgcagccagcagcagcgCCACAGACACCAG TGGGCAGTCTGTAGCCGgagctctttctctgtcctcctcctcaaccCTCTTGGAGATCCTGGAGGCCATCAAACATCCCAC GACTGGTGTACAGCTGCTCCCAGAGCAGAAAGGCCTTCCCCTCAACTGCTTTATCAGCGCTGAGGTCGTTCATTGGCTGGTCAATAATGTGGAGGGCGTTGCCACGCAGGGGATGGCTGTGGATGTCATGCAG AAGATGCTAGATGAAGGTTTGGTGGCCCATGCCTCTGGAGATGCCATGCGCACCTTTGTCTACGGATTCTACTTCTACAGGATCGTAGGAGAGAAGGATG GCCCAACCCCCCAGCCCCCTCCCACAGCGGCTGGAGCCTGGTCTGCTGCAGCCCTGGAGGACTTTGCCCTGTTCCAGAGGAAGTGGTTTGAGGTGGCCTTTGTGCTGGAGGAGCGGCGACCCTGCGACCTCCCGGCCTTCCTCCTGCCCTGGTTGCCTAGCCGGCCAGCCTCCTACGCAAGTAGGCACAGCTCCTTCAGCCGCAGCTTTGGAGGACGCAGCCAGGCCGCCGCACTGCTAG CTGCCACAGTCCCGGAGCAGAAGACAGTCACTCTGGACGTGGACGTTAACAACCGCAGTGACCGAACTGAATGGTGCAGCTGTTATTACCATGGAAACTTCTCCCTTAACGCTGCCTTCGAGATCAAGCTGCACTGGATGGCTGTCACTGCAGCAGTGCTATTTGAGATG GTTCAAGGTTGGCACAGGAAGGCTGCCTCCTGCGGCTTCCTGTTGGTCCCTGTGCTGGAGGTCCCTTTCGCACTGACGTCTTACCTGTACGGAGATCCACTGAGAGCCCAGCTCTTCATCCCTCTCAACATTCACTGTCTGTTAAAGAACGGCAGCGACAACCTGTTCGAAG GTTTTGAACCGGAGACATACTGGGACAGGATGCAGCTCTTTCAGGAGGCCATACTCTACAG GTTCGGCTTTGTGCACGACAAGTTTTCTGCTTCTGCCTTTAATTTCCCGTCTGAGAACAAGCCCCAGTACATCCACGTAACAG GCACCGTGTTCCTGCAGCTGCCGTACTCCAAGAGGAAGTACTCGAGTGGGCAACAGCGCCGACGCAGAAACTCCACCACCTCCAACAGCCAGGGGCCATTCGGCGGGGAAGAGCGGGTCGGTTACTACTGGGCCTACAACACCATGCTGACCAAGGCCTGGAGGACGGGCGTGCTGGGCGACGAGAGGCTTGCCGACCGCCTGCTCagagacttcacagacttctgCGGCAATAAGGACAACAGACTGCTCCACTTCTGGGACAGTTGCCAGGAGAAAATGAACGCCAGCGCTCCCTGA